The Treponema medium genome has a window encoding:
- a CDS encoding nickel/cobalt transporter, which produces MKRKHIGVETIRRGIILFVFCIMTVGLWANPFTGKKDTPAPIRTEKTADFIVNRQAQLHTKLGDSIYEWTQTNSAQAFWTIIALAFFYGIVHALGPGHRKTLVFSFYLTRQAPAWEPAVTSLILAGLHGIMSILLLLIFRNVSGALSAHTDSAAIYLEGFSFILLMLLSVASILHLLSGIFPNRFPRFRFSRRSLAPGQSSKPAYNTGSYGSARYKNHRPQYSSAGNIQWGAFLLSGIYPCPAALLVLVLVSTLDAAGIGIIAVIGMSIGMAIPITVAAYLAWTGRQRLFKRIGKTQKYAETAALVLSLAAYSAIFIFSLTAVLPFIKSVIG; this is translated from the coding sequence TTGAAAAGGAAACACATAGGAGTAGAAACGATACGGCGCGGAATTATCCTGTTTGTATTCTGTATTATGACCGTCGGGCTCTGGGCAAACCCCTTTACCGGCAAAAAAGATACGCCTGCACCCATCCGCACGGAAAAAACGGCTGATTTTATTGTGAACCGGCAAGCTCAGCTGCATACAAAACTCGGCGACTCCATCTATGAGTGGACACAGACAAATTCTGCACAGGCATTCTGGACAATTATCGCACTTGCTTTTTTTTATGGGATTGTACACGCACTGGGACCGGGACACCGGAAAACACTCGTGTTTTCATTTTATCTGACACGCCAAGCCCCTGCGTGGGAACCTGCCGTCACCAGCCTTATCTTAGCGGGACTACACGGCATAATGAGCATCCTATTGCTGTTGATCTTCCGCAATGTGAGCGGCGCATTATCCGCACATACCGACTCTGCAGCAATTTACCTTGAAGGTTTTTCCTTTATTCTGCTGATGCTGCTTTCCGTAGCTTCCATCCTCCATTTGTTGTCCGGTATATTTCCCAATCGTTTTCCCCGCTTTCGTTTCAGCCGCCGCTCACTCGCACCCGGGCAAAGCAGCAAACCGGCGTATAATACCGGCAGCTACGGTTCCGCACGGTATAAAAACCACCGCCCGCAGTACAGCAGCGCCGGAAACATACAATGGGGTGCTTTTTTACTCAGCGGCATATATCCCTGCCCCGCTGCCTTACTTGTACTGGTACTGGTTTCTACGTTGGATGCGGCAGGTATCGGCATCATCGCGGTTATCGGTATGTCGATAGGCATGGCAATTCCGATTACTGTCGCAGCATACCTCGCATGGACAGGACGGCAGCGTTTGTTTAAGCGAATCGGCAAAACGCAAAAATATGCCGAAACAGCCGCATTAGTACTCTCGCTGGCAGCCTACAGTGCAATCTTTATCTTTTCACTTACCGCAGTACTTCCCTTCATCAAAAGCGTGATAGGGTAA
- a CDS encoding helix-turn-helix domain-containing protein, with translation MDYLNHLYGRDIKTVKKLQHGTVHTVKTRNGMCYVTSYRIFPGVNVMFNDIHTDTLCPPSAADLLNNNIKQYELNHCREGAFESILKDGTQVSMNAGDFAINPLENCSQHSRFPIRHYHGISIYIIPAELGEEARTLQQYFCIDYGIILEHLCKNGTLFLKRATPELDHIFHEMYHVPEEIAVPYLKVKIQELFLYLSILKSGIDFIDREYAQKNNREIIKRLHQFVIKNSNKNYSYAQLSAIFHIKTTTMKTCYKSVYGTTIHEAVKKARLQKAIDLLKNSSANITEIALEIGYSSHAKFSEAFKQTYNLRPSEYKKIIKHE, from the coding sequence ATGGACTACCTAAACCACCTCTACGGCAGAGATATAAAAACCGTAAAAAAATTACAGCACGGAACAGTGCATACCGTCAAAACACGGAACGGAATGTGCTACGTTACATCGTATCGTATTTTCCCCGGTGTGAATGTTATGTTTAACGACATCCATACCGATACATTATGTCCACCTTCCGCTGCGGATCTGCTCAATAACAATATCAAGCAATACGAACTGAACCATTGCAGAGAAGGCGCATTTGAATCGATATTAAAAGACGGAACACAGGTCAGCATGAATGCCGGTGACTTTGCAATCAATCCTTTAGAAAATTGTTCGCAGCATTCTCGGTTTCCGATACGGCACTATCACGGTATCAGCATTTACATTATTCCGGCGGAATTAGGAGAAGAAGCCCGCACCTTGCAGCAGTATTTTTGTATCGATTACGGAATCATTTTAGAACACCTGTGTAAGAACGGAACCCTCTTTTTGAAACGAGCAACGCCCGAACTTGATCATATATTTCACGAAATGTATCACGTGCCGGAAGAAATTGCCGTTCCGTATCTAAAAGTAAAAATACAGGAATTGTTTTTGTATTTAAGCATATTAAAAAGCGGCATCGATTTTATCGACCGTGAATACGCGCAAAAAAACAATCGGGAAATTATCAAACGCCTCCATCAGTTTGTCATAAAAAACTCAAATAAAAACTACAGTTATGCGCAGCTTTCCGCCATCTTTCATATTAAAACGACAACAATGAAAACCTGCTATAAATCGGTTTATGGAACAACCATTCACGAAGCGGTCAAAAAAGCGCGGCTTCAAAAAGCAATCGATCTTCTTAAAAACTCCTCCGCAAACATTACGGAAATTGCTTTGGAAATCGGCTACTCAAGCCATGCAAAATTTTCGGAAGCCTTTAAGCAGACCTATAACCTGCGGCCGAGCGAAT
- the rpmG gene encoding 50S ribosomal protein L33: MAKKTSVELIALQCTECKRKNYTTAKNRKNIQGKLELSKYCPFDRKHTVHKETKVK, from the coding sequence ATGGCTAAGAAAACATCTGTTGAGCTTATCGCATTACAATGTACTGAATGTAAGCGGAAGAACTACACAACCGCAAAAAATCGGAAAAATATTCAAGGTAAACTTGAATTAAGTAAATACTGTCCGTTTGATCGTAAGCATACCGTACATAAAGAAACAAAAGTTAAATAA
- the secE gene encoding preprotein translocase subunit SecE, which yields MTKIITFGKECVAELRKVVWPTRDDVVSAVKVVIVSTILVAVFLGIIDAFFVACLGWFF from the coding sequence ATGACAAAAATAATTACTTTTGGAAAAGAATGTGTTGCTGAGCTGCGTAAGGTGGTTTGGCCGACTCGTGATGACGTTGTTTCTGCTGTAAAGGTTGTTATTGTTTCTACCATTCTTGTTGCTGTTTTCCTTGGTATTATTGATGCTTTCTTTGTTGCGTGCCTTGGCTGGTTCTTTTAA
- the rpmB gene encoding 50S ribosomal protein L28, whose product MARRCDICGKGPMSGNTVSKSMNHQRRVWRPNLIDVKTEIDGRTLTLKLCSRCLKSNYVVKKV is encoded by the coding sequence ATGGCACGCAGATGCGATATTTGTGGAAAAGGGCCGATGAGCGGTAATACGGTTAGTAAATCAATGAATCACCAACGCCGCGTATGGCGCCCCAACCTTATCGACGTAAAAACGGAAATTGATGGAAGAACGTTAACCCTGAAACTGTGTTCCCGCTGCTTAAAGAGCAACTATGTTGTTAAGAAAGTCTAA
- a CDS encoding arginine repressor yields MKQRLTRLKTIRKLIKSYPIESQEMLLGYLDREGFSVTQATLSRDLKMLKVSKVSNGKGDYVYTVPSEDRPHETEQAGIQDFLRGYISIDYSGNMAVIKTYSGHTELISMALENMGFESILGIIAGRDNCVFICLREGVSGEQFLRELKDRIPELED; encoded by the coding sequence GTGAAACAGCGGCTGACAAGATTAAAAACAATCAGAAAACTGATAAAATCATATCCGATTGAATCTCAAGAAATGCTGCTCGGCTATTTGGATCGTGAAGGCTTTTCCGTTACTCAGGCAACCTTGTCGCGTGACTTAAAAATGCTCAAGGTGAGTAAGGTCTCCAACGGAAAGGGTGATTATGTTTATACGGTGCCGAGCGAGGATCGTCCTCATGAAACGGAGCAAGCGGGTATTCAAGATTTTTTACGTGGGTATATTTCTATAGATTATTCGGGTAATATGGCAGTTATCAAAACGTATTCAGGACATACCGAGCTTATTTCGATGGCGCTTGAAAATATGGGGTTTGAATCCATTCTCGGTATTATTGCAGGTCGTGATAATTGTGTGTTTATTTGTTTGAGGGAAGGAGTAAGCGGCGAGCAGTTTTTGCGTGAGCTGAAAGACCGGATTCCCGAGCTGGAAGACTGA
- a CDS encoding Rpn family recombination-promoting nuclease/putative transposase: MTRKPFEELTISDDFMFCKVMEHEPICKEFLEMLFSVKIKKITYLSSQNSITTNSGAKTVRLDVLVKDDAGISYDVEMQVANQYNLPKRMRYYQAVLDVAFLDKGYSYKALNNSVIIFVCLFDPIGNDRAVYTFENICIEDKTIPLHDGTKKIILNAKAFKETDNQELRGFLQYVTTGKATTAYTGRIEQMIQTVKQNEQLRQEYHILPAALMDAMDEGLERGKSLGFRQAKLETAKNLLHFGLSVENIAQVTGLSKAEVEALKK, encoded by the coding sequence ATGACGAGGAAACCTTTTGAAGAACTAACTATTTCCGATGATTTTATGTTCTGTAAAGTCATGGAACATGAACCTATTTGTAAAGAATTTCTTGAGATGCTTTTTAGCGTCAAGATCAAGAAAATCACATATCTATCGTCCCAAAATAGTATTACGACTAATTCCGGTGCAAAAACCGTCCGCCTTGATGTATTGGTAAAAGACGATGCCGGTATCTCCTACGATGTTGAAATGCAAGTTGCTAACCAATATAACCTCCCAAAACGGATGAGATACTATCAGGCGGTGCTGGATGTTGCATTCTTGGATAAAGGCTATTCCTATAAGGCGCTCAACAACAGCGTTATCATTTTTGTCTGTCTGTTTGATCCGATAGGGAATGATAGAGCGGTCTACACATTTGAAAATATCTGTATAGAGGATAAGACGATCCCCTTACACGATGGAACAAAAAAGATTATACTGAACGCCAAGGCGTTTAAAGAGACAGACAATCAAGAGTTACGAGGCTTTTTGCAGTATGTAACAACAGGCAAGGCAACTACGGCATACACAGGGAGAATAGAGCAGATGATACAGACAGTAAAACAGAACGAACAGCTGAGGCAAGAGTACCACATATTACCGGCAGCTCTCATGGATGCGATGGATGAAGGACTTGAGCGAGGTAAATCACTCGGTTTCCGCCAAGCAAAGCTCGAAACGGCAAAGAATCTCTTACACTTCGGGTTGTCCGTTGAAAATATCGCGCAAGTGACAGGGCTTTCCAAAGCAGAGGTCGAAGCGCTTAAAAAATAA
- a CDS encoding SUMF1/EgtB/PvdO family nonheme iron enzyme → MKINVNKKSGVLLGLAVVLMLAALVIGCKTNVSTPETFAVTFSAEEHGTLKAKADGVTETNKSPISVEKDKTVVFTAVPEKGYEVEKWTVNGTAVANNVSTTYSHKVTAAVTVKVSFKALPPSAVAVTGVTLDKPTVSLVAGTSTTLTATVLPANATNKTVAWSSDKPAIASVDKNGTVTAHKAGEAIIIVTTEDGGKTASCKVNVTAKPPTTYKITFSVEGGNGTLKAKAEGIAETTISPINVEHDKTVTFTATADSGYRVKGWTRDGEAVNGTNDSYSFTVTKGIEVKVSFESNSTPPTPPAGDFVTITPPAAGITGMDPTYSLPGTEDYWKGVFRAGRKVKLSPYKLGKTEVPYKLWKEVYDWAVKAENGYRFANEGQKGSSGSGSEEEPVTTVSWRDCVVWCNAYTQKEKGADECVYRKSDDHTTVLKDATDTAACDAAYADMSKKGFRLPTEAEWEYAARWQNDSTNAEQYGEVWLIKLNSASGAKGNWEDAEKTGEVAWYSGNADSKAHPVGTKKANALGLHDMSGNVWEWCFDRYGNIEAEDVMDPQGAPAASGSGRVLRGGCWRNDAEGCVVGFRISFNPDISYDDLGFRVAMSKN, encoded by the coding sequence ATGAAAATAAATGTAAATAAAAAGAGCGGTGTGCTTTTAGGTTTAGCAGTGGTACTGATGCTTGCGGCGTTAGTAATTGGCTGTAAAACGAATGTCAGCACACCGGAAACATTTGCGGTAACGTTTAGCGCCGAGGAACACGGTACGCTTAAAGCGAAGGCGGACGGCGTAACGGAAACGAATAAAAGCCCGATAAGCGTCGAAAAAGACAAAACAGTTGTGTTTACTGCGGTGCCTGAAAAGGGTTATGAAGTAGAAAAGTGGACGGTCAACGGTACTGCTGTGGCAAATAATGTAAGTACAACGTATAGCCATAAAGTAACGGCTGCCGTAACGGTAAAGGTAAGCTTTAAGGCTTTGCCGCCTTCTGCCGTCGCTGTAACGGGTGTAACGTTGGATAAGCCTACGGTAAGTCTTGTAGCAGGAACTAGTACAACACTGACTGCAACGGTTTTGCCTGCAAATGCAACAAACAAAACAGTAGCGTGGAGTTCCGATAAGCCTGCGATAGCGAGCGTTGATAAGAACGGTACAGTAACGGCACATAAAGCCGGTGAAGCAATTATCATCGTAACAACCGAAGACGGCGGTAAAACAGCGAGCTGTAAGGTAAACGTAACAGCCAAGCCTCCGACAACATACAAGATAACCTTCAGCGTAGAAGGTGGGAACGGCACGCTCAAAGCAAAGGCGGAAGGCATAGCGGAAACAACGATCAGTCCCATAAACGTTGAGCACGACAAAACCGTAACCTTTACGGCAACGGCTGATTCGGGCTACAGGGTAAAGGGCTGGACGCGTGATGGAGAAGCCGTAAACGGCACAAACGATTCCTATTCGTTTACCGTTACAAAGGGCATCGAGGTTAAGGTGAGCTTTGAAAGCAACAGCACACCGCCGACACCGCCTGCCGGCGATTTTGTAACGATAACCCCGCCTGCAGCGGGGATTACCGGTATGGATCCGACATATTCTTTGCCGGGAACGGAAGATTATTGGAAAGGGGTATTCCGTGCAGGGCGGAAGGTAAAATTGAGCCCTTATAAGCTTGGCAAAACGGAAGTGCCGTATAAGCTGTGGAAAGAAGTATACGACTGGGCGGTAAAAGCTGAAAACGGGTATAGGTTTGCTAATGAAGGGCAAAAAGGTAGCAGCGGAAGCGGGAGCGAAGAAGAGCCGGTAACGACGGTAAGTTGGCGGGACTGCGTTGTATGGTGCAATGCGTATACCCAGAAAGAAAAAGGTGCAGACGAATGCGTTTACCGAAAAAGCGATGATCATACTACGGTATTAAAAGACGCGACTGATACAGCTGCTTGCGATGCCGCCTATGCCGATATGAGTAAAAAAGGTTTTAGACTTCCTACAGAAGCCGAATGGGAATATGCAGCTCGGTGGCAAAACGATAGCACAAATGCTGAACAATACGGAGAAGTATGGCTTATCAAACTAAACAGTGCAAGCGGAGCGAAAGGCAACTGGGAAGATGCGGAGAAAACGGGAGAAGTTGCATGGTATAGCGGTAATGCAGATAGTAAAGCGCATCCAGTTGGAACAAAGAAAGCGAATGCACTTGGCTTACACGATATGAGCGGGAACGTCTGGGAATGGTGTTTTGACCGGTATGGTAATATCGAAGCTGAAGATGTTATGGACCCGCAAGGTGCACCTGCTGCTTCCGGTTCTGGCCGCGTCTTACGCGGAGGTTGTTGGCGCAATGACGCGGAGGGCTGTGTCGTCGGTTTTCGGATCAGCTTCAACCCCGACATCAGCTACGACGATCTTGGCTTTCGTGTGGCTATGTCCAAGAATTGA
- a CDS encoding integrase catalytic domain-containing protein, producing MGLDMKTKKKLSEETAKRYCTAAKKQKTKILDEFIATTGYNRKYAIHVLKNSAYVKLTHFNNVARQSVQVITKTRKKRNYEKYYGQDVQQEVIRLWIFSMYLCAKRLVPFIRDNIDYFAQKFSYDEKLKAKLARISSATVGRILKPEIPKHSIRGISTTRPVKNLNKLIPIRTFFDWDERKPGFFEVDTVANCGISTQGQYICTLTLTDVHSGWTENRALLNKAHRWVKEAIEDVKEKLPFQMKGIDSDNGSEFKNTQLLQWCKSNEIIFTRSRSYKKNDNCFVEQKNDSVVRHIVGYYRFEGEAARAVMADLYQQYNKLVNFFFPSMKIISKKRIDAKVIKKYDTAKTPYYRLMESSDVSEAVKAELCRRKNNLDLQQLLETTQSLQSKLISMAQPWT from the coding sequence ATGGGGTTAGACATGAAAACGAAAAAGAAATTGAGCGAAGAAACGGCCAAACGGTATTGTACGGCAGCAAAGAAACAAAAGACGAAAATCCTCGATGAGTTCATCGCAACAACCGGTTACAATCGAAAGTATGCCATTCACGTTCTGAAAAACAGTGCATACGTAAAACTCACGCACTTTAACAATGTCGCAAGACAGAGCGTACAGGTTATTACAAAGACACGTAAAAAGCGGAACTATGAAAAATACTACGGTCAAGACGTACAACAAGAAGTCATCCGGCTATGGATTTTTTCGATGTATCTGTGTGCAAAACGGCTCGTGCCGTTCATTCGGGATAATATCGATTACTTTGCTCAAAAGTTCAGCTATGATGAAAAACTGAAAGCAAAACTCGCCCGCATATCAAGCGCGACAGTCGGCAGGATTCTTAAACCGGAAATCCCAAAACATTCCATCCGCGGTATTTCAACAACACGACCTGTAAAGAATCTTAATAAGCTCATCCCCATCCGTACCTTTTTCGATTGGGATGAACGGAAGCCGGGTTTTTTTGAGGTTGACACCGTTGCCAACTGCGGCATAAGTACCCAAGGACAGTATATTTGCACGCTTACCCTTACTGATGTCCATTCAGGCTGGACGGAAAATAGAGCCCTTTTAAACAAAGCTCATCGTTGGGTAAAAGAAGCAATAGAAGATGTGAAAGAGAAGCTCCCGTTTCAGATGAAAGGTATTGATAGCGACAACGGAAGTGAGTTCAAAAATACACAGCTGTTGCAATGGTGTAAAAGTAATGAGATTATCTTCACTCGGAGCCGATCGTATAAAAAGAATGATAATTGTTTTGTTGAACAGAAAAATGATAGTGTCGTAAGGCACATTGTCGGTTACTATCGCTTTGAGGGAGAAGCTGCGCGAGCGGTTATGGCTGACCTTTATCAGCAGTATAATAAGCTCGTCAATTTCTTTTTTCCTTCGATGAAAATTATTTCAAAAAAACGGATAGACGCAAAGGTCATAAAAAAATATGATACGGCAAAGACTCCGTATTACAGGCTGATGGAAAGCTCTGATGTAAGCGAGGCGGTAAAAGCTGAGCTGTGCCGCAGGAAGAACAACTTGGATTTACAACAGCTGCTTGAAACAACGCAAAGCTTGCAAAGTAAACTTATCTCTATGGCTCAACCTTGGACATAG
- the queA gene encoding tRNA preQ1(34) S-adenosylmethionine ribosyltransferase-isomerase QueA, with protein sequence MFTKDFDFDLPKELIAQYPSAERGNDRLLVLHRRTGALTDAMFSDLPDFLPPDCLMVFNNTKVRHARLYAHTASGEAEFLLIEPLDEGFVWKTIVKRAKRQREGKEYTFNDGTRAVLIPPPSSNAAEPDCKYVRFDRCIDDRWLEANGHIPLPPYIKRGDTNEDAARYQTVYAQNTGSVAAPTAGLHFTEPILQELDKRHIARTAVTLHVGLGTFLPVRTEVVEEHTMHSEKFFISNETAETVENAHRSGKTILAVGTTSVRTLESAWKSDTQQLSCGMQATNIFIYPGFQFGLTGALLTNFHTPQSSLVMLVSAFAGRDNIFAAYRHAIEKKYRFFSYGDAMLIL encoded by the coding sequence ATGTTTACAAAAGATTTTGATTTTGACCTTCCTAAAGAATTAATTGCGCAATATCCGTCAGCCGAACGCGGAAATGACCGGCTGCTTGTGTTACATAGACGGACGGGGGCATTAACCGATGCGATGTTCTCCGACTTACCTGATTTTTTACCGCCTGATTGTTTAATGGTGTTCAACAATACCAAGGTGCGCCATGCCCGTTTGTATGCCCATACCGCGAGCGGCGAGGCTGAATTTTTGCTGATTGAACCGCTCGATGAAGGCTTTGTGTGGAAAACCATCGTAAAGCGTGCCAAGCGGCAGCGGGAGGGGAAGGAGTACACCTTTAACGACGGCACCCGTGCCGTGCTGATTCCACCCCCTTCCTCCAATGCAGCGGAACCTGATTGCAAATATGTACGCTTTGACCGCTGCATTGATGACCGTTGGCTGGAAGCCAACGGTCATATCCCGCTGCCTCCGTACATCAAGCGCGGCGACACGAATGAAGATGCCGCGCGGTACCAGACGGTATACGCACAGAACACCGGTTCGGTTGCAGCGCCTACCGCCGGTCTCCACTTTACGGAGCCGATTTTACAGGAACTGGATAAGCGGCATATTGCACGAACCGCCGTAACGCTGCATGTCGGTCTCGGTACATTTTTACCGGTGCGGACTGAGGTTGTCGAAGAACACACGATGCATTCCGAAAAGTTCTTTATTTCCAACGAGACGGCGGAGACCGTAGAAAACGCTCACCGGAGCGGTAAAACCATTCTCGCTGTAGGAACAACTTCGGTGCGGACGCTCGAATCCGCATGGAAATCCGATACGCAGCAGTTGAGCTGCGGAATGCAGGCAACGAATATATTTATCTATCCCGGTTTTCAGTTCGGGCTTACCGGAGCGCTGCTCACCAACTTTCACACGCCGCAGTCGAGCCTCGTTATGCTGGTATCCGCATTTGCCGGCCGCGACAACATCTTTGCTGCTTATCGCCATGCAATAGAAAAAAAATATCGCTTTTTTTCTTACGGCGATGCCATGCTCATTCTCTAA
- a CDS encoding DUF1007 family protein, which produces MIRYRYKKIVCISILLTTLLFIAHVQLVAHPHLFVSTQTEFVLNNGKIQGAYETWTFDRFFSADIIQGYDLNRDGLFDRAETKDVYDNAFINTKNYSYFTFIRQGDKRESPAQVSDFSVRQKNGIASYRFYVDLSKYNGNFYFAVYDYTFFCDFRYDEKTPVVFTGASGKTMPTYTIVENKKYPVYYDPFDTADMTMTYNSWKPGLQTYYPREIHITY; this is translated from the coding sequence ATGATACGGTATAGATACAAAAAAATAGTATGCATTTCGATTTTATTGACTACCCTGCTCTTTATCGCCCATGTTCAACTGGTAGCCCATCCGCATCTTTTCGTTTCCACTCAAACCGAGTTCGTATTGAACAACGGAAAAATTCAAGGCGCGTATGAGACATGGACATTTGATCGTTTTTTCAGCGCGGATATTATTCAAGGATATGATCTGAACCGAGACGGTCTTTTTGATAGAGCTGAAACAAAGGATGTCTATGACAATGCCTTTATCAACACTAAAAACTATTCGTATTTTACCTTTATCCGGCAAGGTGATAAGCGGGAGAGCCCTGCACAGGTGAGCGATTTTTCGGTACGTCAAAAAAACGGTATCGCTTCGTATCGATTTTATGTTGATTTGTCAAAATACAACGGCAATTTCTACTTTGCTGTATACGATTACACCTTTTTCTGTGATTTCCGATATGATGAAAAGACGCCGGTGGTTTTTACCGGAGCTTCCGGCAAAACGATGCCGACATACACGATTGTCGAAAATAAAAAATATCCGGTATATTACGACCCTTTTGATACCGCCGATATGACAATGACATACAATTCGTGGAAGCCGGGATTACAAACATATTATCCTAGAGAAATTCATATTACCTACTAA
- a CDS encoding DHH family phosphoesterase → MANIITPAVPQKLIDFLHSYPMFLIAGHKEPDGDCIGSSIAMSLFLQRLGKKTQLLSAGPFQRSEIRIYESLFSAQVPEALITHPENTGVIIVDCSGIDRTGDIAEQLKNFPSICIDHHATNTTNEAGSLVYAEAPSTTFIIQTIIEKMTGSVTRDEAEMLFFGLCTDTGFFRHLDERSGEVFAHTARLVQAGANPKYTFAAINGGKSFGSRILISRVLARMKPYYDGRLIVSYETYQDKQEIGIENRDSDMAYQLIQSIAGVKAICIVRQDTETHCSVGFRSLDTIDVSIIASSFGGGGHKQAAGLYIEGIAEQLIPKFVAAFAPQFQN, encoded by the coding sequence ATGGCTAATATTATTACACCTGCCGTTCCGCAGAAATTAATCGATTTTTTGCATTCATATCCGATGTTCCTCATAGCCGGTCATAAAGAGCCTGATGGAGACTGTATCGGAAGCAGTATTGCGATGTCTCTTTTCTTACAACGACTCGGAAAAAAAACGCAGCTGCTTTCTGCAGGGCCGTTCCAACGGTCTGAAATACGGATATATGAATCGCTTTTTTCTGCGCAGGTACCGGAAGCGCTCATCACACACCCTGAAAACACAGGCGTCATCATTGTTGACTGTTCGGGAATAGATCGGACGGGCGACATTGCCGAACAATTAAAAAACTTTCCTTCAATCTGCATTGATCACCATGCTACTAATACGACAAATGAAGCAGGCTCGCTTGTATATGCAGAAGCTCCTTCAACAACATTTATTATCCAAACAATCATCGAAAAGATGACCGGCTCCGTAACACGGGATGAAGCGGAGATGCTGTTTTTCGGGCTTTGTACCGACACCGGTTTTTTCCGCCACTTGGATGAACGGAGCGGCGAAGTGTTCGCTCATACTGCACGGTTGGTGCAGGCGGGGGCAAACCCGAAATACACCTTTGCAGCGATTAACGGCGGTAAATCTTTCGGTTCACGGATACTTATCTCGCGTGTATTAGCCCGCATGAAGCCGTATTATGACGGGAGACTCATCGTTTCGTATGAAACGTACCAAGACAAACAAGAAATCGGCATCGAGAACAGGGATTCCGATATGGCATATCAGCTTATTCAGAGCATCGCGGGGGTAAAGGCAATTTGTATTGTCCGACAGGATACCGAAACGCATTGTAGTGTCGGTTTTCGCTCTCTCGATACTATCGATGTCAGTATTATCGCATCCTCTTTCGGCGGCGGCGGGCATAAGCAGGCCGCAGGGCTTTATATAGAAGGAATTGCCGAACAATTAATACCGAAGTTTGTCGCAGCGTTTGCCCCGCAGTTTCAAAATTGA
- a CDS encoding RluA family pseudouridine synthase — translation MNETPFYESIGRNTRFTFSRSGGKGGQKEIDNRIMTVGTKTAGTKFEKKHKRDFGREKITILYEDEDIAVIYKPDGMLSVPYQGSRVQTALGVLEQIMRKKGTYSQVHRPFAVHRLDRETSGVMMFAMTEKAQKKIMDNWQRLVTGRIYRAVAENPAQGNAARGNFSTMKNSGTINDEIAYNAHNRGFVPHDKARFKTVSAVTHYKIIERGTHHTLFELSLETGRKNQIRAHLASKGYILAGDENYRAKTNPFGRLALHARTLEFNHPFTGEQLKFEIPEPKEWLMCVKNGDRRSAVKHPR, via the coding sequence ATGAATGAAACCCCTTTCTATGAATCCATAGGACGTAATACTCGCTTTACCTTTTCACGTTCCGGCGGAAAAGGCGGGCAGAAAGAAATAGATAATCGTATCATGACAGTCGGAACAAAGACAGCTGGAACAAAATTTGAAAAGAAACACAAACGAGATTTCGGGCGGGAGAAAATTACAATCCTGTATGAAGATGAGGACATTGCGGTGATTTATAAGCCGGACGGAATGCTCTCCGTTCCTTATCAGGGAAGTAGGGTACAGACTGCTCTTGGGGTTCTTGAGCAGATAATGCGCAAAAAAGGAACATATTCTCAAGTTCATAGACCATTTGCGGTTCACCGTCTTGATCGAGAAACATCGGGAGTGATGATGTTTGCAATGACGGAAAAAGCTCAAAAAAAGATCATGGATAATTGGCAGCGTCTTGTAACGGGACGTATTTACCGTGCCGTTGCGGAAAACCCTGCACAGGGAAATGCTGCGCGTGGAAATTTCAGCACAATGAAAAACAGCGGTACGATTAACGATGAAATTGCATACAATGCACACAATAGAGGTTTTGTTCCGCATGATAAAGCCCGCTTTAAAACGGTAAGCGCCGTAACTCATTACAAAATAATTGAGCGTGGAACACACCATACGCTTTTTGAATTAAGCCTTGAAACGGGAAGAAAGAATCAGATTAGGGCACATTTGGCCTCGAAAGGCTATATTCTTGCAGGGGATGAAAATTACCGAGCGAAAACCAATCCTTTCGGGCGGCTTGCTCTCCATGCACGGACGCTTGAATTTAATCATCCGTTTACGGGAGAACAGTTGAAATTTGAAATCCCTGAACCGAAAGAATGGCTTATGTGCGTCAAGAACGGAGATAGACGCAGTGCAGTTAAACATCCAAGATAA